From Rhodococcus sp. B7740, one genomic window encodes:
- a CDS encoding GAF and ANTAR domain-containing protein produces MPHSSIEGNTAASADASSLAEFARSLRETRRSMPQTLDAILRTAITMIPGAVTGCITTVKKGERTVVASTDPVAEKLCRLQYELGEGPISTEVHHFDVVVAADLTDEDRWPRFAATAVEEGFKSLAAFQLYSNADDLGALVLYSDRPGAFHADAVTIGEALSAHAAIAMLSARDHEQFRTGLASRDIIGQAKGMIMERYDLDAVQAFELLAKLSQQQNLPLHLVARDLVETDHPTDSTF; encoded by the coding sequence ATGCCGCACTCTTCTATCGAAGGCAACACAGCCGCATCGGCGGACGCCTCGAGCTTGGCCGAATTCGCCCGATCCTTGCGTGAGACTCGGCGCTCGATGCCGCAGACACTCGATGCGATTCTGCGTACTGCCATCACGATGATCCCGGGTGCAGTCACCGGATGCATCACCACGGTGAAAAAGGGCGAGCGGACGGTGGTCGCGTCCACCGATCCGGTCGCCGAGAAGCTGTGTCGCCTGCAGTACGAGCTCGGCGAAGGACCCATTTCCACCGAGGTTCATCACTTCGACGTCGTTGTCGCCGCCGATCTGACCGACGAGGATCGGTGGCCTCGATTCGCTGCCACCGCCGTCGAAGAGGGTTTCAAATCACTTGCTGCGTTCCAGCTCTACAGCAACGCCGACGACCTCGGTGCGCTCGTGCTCTACAGCGACCGACCCGGCGCATTCCACGCCGACGCGGTGACCATCGGTGAAGCGCTTTCTGCCCACGCTGCCATCGCGATGCTCAGCGCCCGTGACCACGAGCAGTTCCGAACCGGTCTGGCCAGTCGAGACATCATCGGTCAGGCCAAGGGCATGATCATGGAACGCTACGACCTCGACGCGGTGCAGGCCTTCGAGCTGTTGGCCAAGCTGTCACAGCAACAGAACCTCCCTCTGCACCTCGTGGCCCGTGATCTGGTGGAGACCGATCATCCGACGGACTCGACCTTCTGA
- a CDS encoding DNA-formamidopyrimidine glycosylase family protein, with translation MPEGDTVFVLAARLRRALDGTSLRAGRLQVPAHAVENLAGRTVVAHRTHGKHLLTDFDDDTTLHTHLRMSGSWTVVRAGRSIPQRVRPDVRVRLAAVDGPTAYGILLPVVDYGYTPDMNALIAHLGPDPLHSKFDADRAVANIAAQGTRPIIATLLDQKVIAGPGNLWANELCFLRGLWPWTPSTAVDGQRLVALLERAMRHSATVPGAMQVTTGDTRRGRTHWVAGRAGKPCLRCGTSIRVVAEVNGDPDRRRTWWCPSCQPEQ, from the coding sequence ATGCCCGAAGGTGACACCGTGTTCGTATTGGCCGCGAGGTTGCGTCGGGCATTGGACGGCACATCGTTGCGGGCCGGAAGGCTGCAGGTGCCCGCGCATGCAGTCGAGAATCTGGCCGGGCGAACCGTCGTCGCACACCGGACCCACGGCAAGCATCTACTGACCGATTTCGACGACGACACGACGCTGCACACGCACCTGCGGATGAGCGGATCGTGGACGGTGGTGCGGGCCGGTCGCTCGATTCCGCAGCGTGTCCGACCCGACGTGCGGGTGCGGCTCGCCGCGGTCGACGGGCCCACCGCCTACGGAATTCTGCTACCGGTCGTCGATTACGGATACACACCGGACATGAACGCGCTGATCGCACATCTGGGACCGGACCCACTGCACTCGAAGTTCGACGCAGACCGAGCGGTTGCCAACATTGCCGCTCAGGGAACGCGGCCGATCATCGCGACGCTGCTGGACCAGAAGGTGATCGCCGGGCCGGGGAATCTGTGGGCGAACGAGCTCTGCTTTCTGCGCGGGCTGTGGCCGTGGACTCCGTCGACCGCCGTCGACGGACAGCGGTTGGTCGCGTTGCTCGAACGAGCGATGCGTCACTCGGCGACGGTCCCGGGTGCGATGCAGGTGACCACCGGGGACACTCGCCGGGGCCGCACGCATTGGGTCGCCGGTCGAGCCGGGAAGCCGTGTCTGCGGTGCGGAACATCGATTCGGGTGGTCGCAGAAGTGAACGGTGACCCGGACAGGCGTCGAACGTGGTGGTGTCCGAGCTGTCAACCTGAGCAATAG
- a CDS encoding zinc-binding dehydrogenase — protein sequence MDQITAGLTPAAVWTGSGIEMWDIEIPALESGDLLVRVDLATVCGSDLHTVSGRRHGACPSVLGHEAVGHVVAVGDATSPAAVGDRIVWSVTVPCGRCSRCVRGFTAKCSSVRKVGHESAESPWVLSGSYARHIVLPRGTAVARVPDTMPDAVAAPAACATATVTAALDAAGALDGRRVLIVGAGMLGVTAAAAACERGASVTVVDRDPERQRQSRAFGAGEDDGARTDVTIDFSGSSAAVQSALGRLDVGGRLVLAGSVAPGPPITVDPEAVVRNWLTITGIHNYEPRHLHQAVAFLRNTDAKYPWESLVEAPVPLAELASVLRPTPSGILRSSVAP from the coding sequence ATGGATCAGATCACTGCTGGTCTGACACCGGCCGCCGTCTGGACGGGGAGCGGGATCGAGATGTGGGACATCGAGATTCCCGCCCTCGAGTCGGGTGATCTGCTGGTGCGCGTCGATCTCGCCACGGTGTGCGGGAGCGATCTGCACACGGTGTCCGGTCGACGGCACGGAGCGTGCCCGTCGGTACTCGGGCACGAGGCCGTCGGTCACGTCGTCGCCGTCGGTGATGCCACATCCCCAGCGGCGGTCGGGGATCGGATCGTGTGGTCGGTGACCGTGCCCTGCGGCCGATGCAGTCGATGCGTCCGCGGGTTCACGGCCAAGTGCTCGTCCGTGCGCAAGGTGGGTCACGAATCTGCCGAGAGTCCATGGGTTCTCAGCGGCTCCTACGCCCGACACATCGTGCTTCCTCGCGGTACCGCAGTGGCCCGGGTGCCCGACACCATGCCCGACGCCGTCGCTGCACCGGCAGCGTGTGCGACGGCCACCGTGACGGCGGCTCTCGACGCAGCGGGTGCTTTGGACGGCCGACGGGTACTGATCGTCGGGGCCGGAATGCTGGGGGTCACCGCCGCCGCAGCGGCATGCGAGCGAGGGGCATCGGTGACGGTCGTCGATCGAGACCCGGAGCGACAGAGACAATCTCGTGCATTCGGGGCCGGTGAGGACGACGGTGCACGAACAGATGTGACGATCGACTTCTCCGGATCGTCGGCGGCCGTGCAGTCGGCGTTGGGGCGACTCGACGTCGGTGGACGGCTCGTGCTCGCCGGATCCGTCGCGCCGGGTCCGCCGATCACCGTCGACCCGGAAGCAGTGGTCCGGAACTGGCTGACCATCACCGGCATCCACAACTACGAGCCGCGGCACCTCCATCAGGCCGTTGCCTTCCTACGCAACACCGACGCGAAGTATCCGTGGGAATCCCTCGTCGAGGCACCGGTGCCGTTGGCCGAACTCGCGTCGGTGTTGCGGCCGACGCCGTCGGGAATTCTCCGATCCTCGGTCGCGCCGTAG
- the phnE gene encoding phosphonate ABC transporter, permease protein PhnE gives MTVAVEPKPTNTAGQKDPQRRRWLFPALGVVALVLTVVSAGYIDFAPTTLIDGLEDVGNLLERMLPPRVDDTGRIVSLALDTLLMAVLGTVLAAVVSVPLAFLAARNTSPHPALYGIARAVITFCRAMPDLLFAVLFVRALGIGVLPGILALALHSIGMLGKLFADAIEETDVGPREALRAAGAGYYREMINAVVPQVVPAWIGAFVYRIDINLRMSVVLGFVGAGGIGFALQDALRGLIYPRALGIVLVILVIIAAMELAAMALRRMLLVPSAAGPQRDRLMRLGASAVLLFAIVASFVVLELDPRSLLTWIGPSIEVFGRMVPPDFSALGSDLFDAAVQTVAIGVVATAIGIVLSIPVGVLAARNATPHPAVYWVARSWILLVRAVPELILAVVFVAALGLGPVAGTCALAIGSVGFLGKLVADAIEEIDPGPLEAVASVGGGWWNRTLSAVVPQAIPSMVGSSLYLLDVNIRTSTILGIVGAGGIGFLLFESIRTLNFAVAGAIVLVIFVVVYIVERISGWIRSLLV, from the coding sequence ATGACCGTCGCCGTCGAACCGAAGCCCACGAACACTGCAGGGCAGAAGGATCCGCAGCGGCGTCGATGGCTGTTCCCGGCACTGGGTGTCGTCGCGCTCGTTCTCACCGTGGTCTCGGCGGGCTACATCGACTTCGCGCCGACGACCTTGATCGACGGTCTCGAGGATGTGGGCAACCTGCTCGAGCGGATGCTGCCGCCGCGTGTCGACGACACCGGAAGGATCGTCTCCCTCGCGCTCGACACCTTGCTCATGGCAGTGCTGGGCACCGTGCTCGCAGCGGTCGTCTCGGTACCGCTGGCGTTTCTCGCGGCACGGAACACCTCGCCCCACCCGGCCCTGTACGGCATCGCGCGCGCCGTCATCACCTTCTGCCGGGCGATGCCGGATCTGCTGTTCGCGGTGCTGTTCGTCCGGGCGTTGGGAATCGGTGTGCTGCCCGGCATCCTGGCTCTGGCACTACATTCCATCGGCATGCTCGGCAAACTGTTCGCCGACGCCATCGAAGAGACCGATGTCGGACCGCGAGAGGCGCTCCGTGCCGCTGGAGCCGGCTACTACCGGGAGATGATCAATGCCGTTGTTCCACAGGTCGTTCCGGCGTGGATCGGCGCTTTCGTCTATCGAATCGACATCAACCTGCGCATGTCGGTCGTGCTCGGCTTCGTCGGGGCAGGCGGCATCGGTTTCGCCCTGCAGGACGCTCTCCGCGGACTGATCTACCCGCGTGCTCTCGGAATCGTGTTGGTGATCCTGGTGATCATCGCCGCAATGGAATTGGCAGCGATGGCTCTGCGCCGCATGCTGCTGGTCCCGTCCGCGGCCGGCCCGCAGCGCGATCGACTGATGCGCCTCGGGGCGTCGGCTGTGCTCTTGTTCGCGATCGTGGCGTCGTTCGTGGTTCTCGAATTGGATCCGCGCTCGCTGCTGACCTGGATCGGGCCGTCGATCGAGGTGTTCGGTCGAATGGTCCCACCGGATTTCTCCGCTTTGGGATCGGACCTGTTCGACGCCGCCGTACAGACCGTCGCCATCGGAGTCGTGGCCACCGCAATCGGCATCGTGCTGTCGATTCCCGTCGGAGTTCTGGCTGCGCGCAACGCAACTCCGCATCCCGCGGTGTACTGGGTTGCGCGATCCTGGATTCTGTTGGTTCGGGCTGTGCCCGAACTCATCCTCGCCGTCGTGTTCGTCGCAGCGCTCGGATTGGGTCCGGTGGCGGGAACCTGCGCACTGGCCATCGGATCCGTCGGATTTCTCGGCAAACTCGTGGCGGACGCGATCGAGGAGATCGATCCCGGTCCCCTCGAAGCGGTGGCGTCGGTGGGTGGCGGTTGGTGGAACAGGACATTGAGTGCCGTTGTTCCTCAGGCCATTCCATCAATGGTCGGTTCGAGCTTGTATCTGCTCGACGTGAACATTCGTACCTCGACCATTCTCGGGATCGTCGGTGCGGGTGGTATCGGCTTCCTGCTCTTCGAGTCGATTCGTACCCTGAACTTCGCCGTCGCCGGTGCGATCGTTCTCGTCATCTTCGTCGTCGTGTACATCGTGGAAAGGATCTCCGGATGGATCAGATCACTGCTGGTCTGA
- the phnC gene encoding phosphonate ABC transporter ATP-binding protein gives MMSAPMDRGDVVVSVRNVTKTFGSTTALENVNLDVHHSEMLVLLGLSGSGKSTLLRCINGLQPVTSGSVTALDIRVDLANRRRVRELRRDVGFVFQHFNLVGRLSCLENVLVGGIGRLSIARYGALTYPKAMREEARACLDRVGLADFAERRADTLSGGQQQRVAIARTLMQRPRIVLADEPVASLDPENAGVVMDLLQRVCSEEKLTVVCTLHQVDLALGWAHRLVGLRDGRVVLDRPAAGLQRDDIMPIYQRIAPDPGSMTTVAPT, from the coding sequence ATGATGTCCGCACCGATGGACCGGGGCGACGTGGTGGTCAGTGTTCGCAACGTCACCAAGACATTCGGATCCACCACAGCGCTCGAGAACGTGAATCTCGATGTGCATCACAGTGAGATGTTGGTTCTGCTCGGGCTTTCCGGCTCCGGGAAGTCGACGCTGTTGCGGTGCATCAACGGCTTGCAGCCCGTGACGTCGGGGAGCGTCACTGCACTCGACATCCGGGTCGATCTGGCGAACCGCCGCCGTGTGCGCGAGCTACGCCGAGATGTCGGCTTCGTCTTTCAGCACTTCAATCTCGTGGGCCGGCTGAGTTGCCTCGAGAACGTACTCGTGGGAGGCATCGGCCGACTGTCGATTGCGCGCTACGGCGCACTCACCTACCCGAAAGCGATGCGAGAGGAAGCCCGCGCGTGCCTCGACCGAGTCGGGTTGGCGGACTTCGCCGAACGGCGCGCCGACACGCTGTCGGGTGGACAGCAGCAACGGGTGGCGATCGCACGCACCCTGATGCAGCGTCCGCGGATCGTCCTCGCGGACGAACCCGTCGCCTCGCTCGACCCCGAGAACGCGGGCGTGGTGATGGATCTGTTGCAGCGAGTGTGCAGCGAGGAGAAACTGACCGTGGTGTGCACGTTGCATCAGGTCGATCTCGCCCTCGGCTGGGCCCATCGCCTCGTGGGTCTCCGAGACGGTCGGGTGGTGCTCGATCGCCCCGCCGCCGGTCTCCAGCGTGACGACATCATGCCGATCTATCAACGGATCGCGCCCGACCCCGGGAGCATGACCACGGTGGCACCGACATGA
- a CDS encoding phosphate/phosphite/phosphonate ABC transporter substrate-binding protein — MIITSRRRAGTAAAVLSAAALVAAGCSSSSEGATTEQGFPETITLAAIPAENSTDLKASYDPVIERLENETGASVEFIQASDYAGVVEGLIAGNVDIAFFGPFAYVVAGINGAEMTPLGAVVQDEGTPPGYQSYGIARSDNASVNGLADYAGKKVCFVDPSSTSGFLYPTAGLIEDNVISSGSEADISAAMTPIYAGGHDASALAVKAGDCDAGFAFDTMVDRTMIDNGELAPGELKTVWKSEMIAGSLFAANNDLGADAIAKLQDVFSEGMNSDAFVADGICAEECRITDEDAWGVVPAQDSDYDGVRHVCEVTGSEKCQG, encoded by the coding sequence ATGATCATCACCTCACGCCGTCGTGCCGGAACCGCCGCGGCCGTGCTCTCTGCCGCGGCTCTCGTCGCAGCCGGTTGTTCGAGCTCATCCGAAGGAGCCACCACCGAGCAGGGATTCCCCGAAACCATCACACTCGCAGCCATTCCCGCCGAGAACTCCACAGACCTGAAAGCCAGCTACGACCCCGTCATCGAGCGGCTGGAGAACGAGACCGGAGCGAGCGTCGAGTTCATCCAGGCCTCGGACTACGCCGGCGTGGTCGAGGGCCTGATCGCAGGAAACGTCGACATCGCGTTCTTCGGCCCCTTCGCGTACGTCGTCGCAGGCATCAACGGTGCGGAGATGACACCGCTGGGTGCCGTCGTCCAGGACGAGGGAACTCCTCCCGGCTACCAGTCGTACGGAATCGCTCGTTCGGACAATGCCTCGGTGAACGGTCTCGCCGACTACGCAGGCAAGAAGGTCTGCTTCGTCGACCCGAGCTCCACCTCCGGATTCCTCTACCCGACAGCGGGACTCATCGAGGACAACGTCATTTCCTCCGGTTCCGAGGCCGACATCTCCGCCGCGATGACCCCGATCTACGCCGGCGGACACGATGCATCGGCGCTGGCCGTAAAGGCGGGAGACTGCGACGCCGGATTCGCGTTCGACACCATGGTCGACCGCACGATGATCGACAACGGTGAACTTGCACCCGGTGAGCTCAAGACCGTGTGGAAGTCCGAGATGATCGCCGGATCGCTCTTCGCAGCCAACAACGATCTCGGTGCCGACGCCATTGCCAAGCTCCAGGACGTCTTCAGCGAGGGCATGAACTCGGATGCCTTCGTGGCCGACGGCATCTGTGCCGAGGAATGCCGCATCACCGACGAGGACGCCTGGGGCGTCGTTCCCGCCCAGGACAGCGATTACGACGGCGTGCGCCACGTATGCGAGGTCACCGGCTCCGAGAAGTGCCAGGGCTGA
- a CDS encoding phosphonatase-like hydrolase — MPNSTSPNTSTPVELVVLDMAGTTVTDDGLVLESFDAAATAVGLADAGPERDDARRYVLDTMGRSKIEVFRALFGTEDRAQAANRAFESAYDARIDDGVSPVPGAAQAITKLRESGITVVLTTGFSAPTQNRIIDALGWRDLPDAFLAPGSAGRGRPHPDLVLSAALLAEVTDISAVAVVGDTSSDILSGRRAGASLLVGVLTGAHSETQLLEAGATHVLDSVADLPPIVLP; from the coding sequence ATGCCGAACTCCACCAGCCCGAACACCAGCACCCCCGTCGAGCTCGTCGTCCTCGACATGGCCGGAACGACTGTCACCGACGACGGTCTGGTACTCGAATCGTTCGATGCCGCAGCCACCGCCGTCGGACTTGCCGACGCCGGTCCGGAACGCGACGACGCCCGCCGCTACGTGCTCGACACGATGGGTCGGTCCAAGATCGAGGTGTTCCGCGCACTGTTCGGAACAGAGGACCGCGCTCAGGCCGCCAACCGCGCTTTCGAATCGGCCTACGACGCCCGCATCGACGACGGGGTCTCACCCGTACCCGGTGCGGCCCAGGCGATCACGAAGCTTCGCGAATCCGGAATCACCGTCGTCCTGACAACCGGATTCTCGGCACCCACCCAGAATCGCATCATCGACGCGCTCGGCTGGCGGGATCTGCCCGACGCATTCCTCGCACCCGGGAGTGCCGGTCGTGGCCGTCCGCACCCCGATCTCGTGCTCTCGGCCGCCCTGCTCGCCGAGGTGACCGACATTTCCGCGGTCGCCGTCGTCGGTGACACGTCGAGCGACATCCTGTCCGGTCGCCGAGCCGGCGCATCGCTGTTGGTCGGCGTCCTCACCGGAGCTCATTCCGAGACCCAGCTGCTCGAAGCAGGTGCCACCCACGTGCTCGACAGCGTCGCCGACCTTCCCCCCATCGTCCTGCCCTGA
- a CDS encoding GntR family transcriptional regulator, whose amino-acid sequence MAVDTEPRVLKHQIVRRSLDAMLDGMSAGDAFPSERDLADRYDVSRETLRQAIRELLVAGRIERRGRATVVAEPKVVLPLAIGSYTEAAREKGMSATRILVGWEVFRADDVLAELLAIEIGSEVVQLERVFTTGDVRVGLETTRIPAYRIPGLQDSFDHRTSLYAELAARGVTFGRVVDTIETVLPDAREAALLTVDTRTPMFLLGRVSYDTDGVPIEHRRSLYRGDRMTFTAVMDA is encoded by the coding sequence ATGGCCGTGGACACCGAACCTCGCGTACTCAAGCATCAGATCGTCCGCAGAAGCCTCGACGCGATGCTCGACGGCATGTCTGCGGGCGACGCGTTTCCGTCCGAGCGCGATCTCGCCGATCGATACGACGTGTCCCGCGAGACACTGCGTCAAGCCATCCGAGAACTGTTGGTAGCCGGTCGAATCGAACGTCGCGGCCGGGCGACGGTGGTGGCCGAACCCAAAGTGGTGCTGCCGTTGGCGATCGGCTCCTACACCGAGGCCGCGCGCGAGAAGGGCATGAGCGCCACTCGAATTCTGGTCGGCTGGGAAGTGTTCCGAGCAGACGACGTGCTGGCGGAACTCCTCGCGATCGAGATCGGTTCGGAGGTAGTGCAACTCGAACGCGTCTTCACCACCGGCGACGTGCGAGTCGGACTGGAAACGACTCGTATTCCCGCCTATCGAATCCCGGGGCTACAGGACAGTTTCGATCACCGAACGTCCCTCTATGCCGAATTGGCAGCCCGGGGAGTCACGTTCGGGCGCGTTGTCGACACCATCGAAACCGTCCTCCCCGATGCCAGGGAAGCCGCACTGCTCACCGTCGACACTCGGACACCGATGTTTCTGCTCGGCCGTGTCTCCTACGACACGGACGGTGTTCCCATCGAACACCGACGGTCCCTCTATCGCGGAGACCGGATGACCTTCACCGCCGTCATGGACGCCTGA
- a CDS encoding TIGR03364 family FAD-dependent oxidoreductase, with protein sequence MTSTYDVVVVGAGIVGLAHAYHAHRRGLTVAVVDHADRVAGASVQNFGHACITAQSGTALEYARAGRSHWLDLARKADFWAAESGTHCVARHEDELAVLEQFAELRGEDQVQLLDRSEVLNRLPLADTDVVGGMYLPLDVQVDPRSAAPAVARWLADSGVDFHWRTAATSFAPGIVRTSRGDLHAGATFVTVNHDIDRLFPESAERGGLVRCRLHMMRATMPLRAPLPSPLFTGWSLLRYSGFENLPAVADVAARLQAEYPDYVELDLHQMYTPQPDGSILLGDTHVREITTSPFQSEDGFEVLLGEARTLFGVDRIDVVERWQGTYCSAPGSEFLLEEPIDRVHIVTVTTGIGMTTSMGLALSNVDNAPTLV encoded by the coding sequence ATGACATCGACGTACGACGTCGTGGTCGTCGGGGCCGGGATCGTCGGTCTCGCACACGCGTATCACGCCCATCGGCGCGGACTCACCGTGGCAGTGGTCGATCATGCCGATCGTGTCGCAGGTGCCTCCGTCCAGAACTTCGGACACGCCTGCATCACAGCGCAATCCGGGACCGCACTCGAATACGCGCGAGCAGGCCGCAGTCACTGGCTCGACCTCGCCCGAAAAGCCGACTTCTGGGCAGCGGAATCGGGAACTCACTGCGTCGCCCGGCACGAGGACGAGCTCGCGGTGCTCGAGCAGTTCGCCGAACTACGGGGCGAGGATCAGGTACAGCTGCTGGACCGCAGCGAGGTACTGAACCGACTCCCCCTTGCCGACACCGATGTGGTCGGCGGCATGTACCTGCCTCTGGACGTCCAGGTGGACCCGCGCTCCGCCGCTCCGGCCGTCGCACGCTGGCTCGCCGATTCCGGGGTGGACTTCCACTGGCGCACCGCTGCAACGTCGTTCGCGCCGGGAATCGTTCGCACCTCCCGCGGCGACCTGCATGCCGGTGCCACGTTCGTCACCGTCAACCACGACATCGATCGCCTGTTTCCCGAGAGCGCCGAACGCGGCGGACTGGTGCGGTGCCGACTGCACATGATGCGAGCCACCATGCCGCTGCGTGCACCGCTTCCCTCGCCGCTGTTCACCGGCTGGTCGCTGCTGAGGTACTCGGGCTTCGAGAACCTGCCCGCCGTTGCAGACGTCGCTGCCCGCCTGCAGGCCGAGTATCCCGACTACGTCGAACTCGACCTGCACCAGATGTACACCCCACAACCGGACGGGTCGATCCTGTTGGGCGACACCCACGTTCGCGAGATCACCACCTCGCCGTTCCAGAGCGAAGACGGTTTCGAGGTGTTGCTCGGCGAAGCGAGAACGCTGTTCGGAGTCGACCGCATCGACGTCGTCGAGCGATGGCAGGGAACGTACTGCTCCGCACCGGGTTCGGAATTCCTGCTGGAAGAGCCCATCGACCGTGTGCACATCGTCACCGTCACCACCGGGATCGGCATGACCACCAGCATGGGTCTGGCGTTGTCCAACGTGGACAACGCGCCGACGCTCGTCTAG
- a CDS encoding TetR/AcrR family transcriptional regulator, whose amino-acid sequence MPPVVRPYRGVAADKRRRERREKLLDACLDVVAESGVAAVTVDGICARAGLSKRYFYESFGDRDAILVSALDDVIDTVGTALEEIVQEQGSTSDRVAQTAAVLVRALTADPRSSLLYTSASANPALEARRRQMVDTFTPLLMRAVLDADPANPRAEAATVLMVAGTTELLDRWLRGDLDFTEVEFVDTLTALGVALATSF is encoded by the coding sequence ATGCCGCCGGTCGTTCGCCCCTACCGAGGTGTCGCCGCAGACAAACGTCGCCGCGAGCGCCGCGAGAAACTGCTCGACGCCTGCCTCGACGTGGTTGCGGAGTCCGGTGTCGCCGCCGTCACGGTCGACGGCATCTGTGCGCGCGCCGGCCTGTCCAAGAGGTACTTCTACGAAAGTTTCGGAGACCGCGACGCCATTCTGGTGAGCGCTCTCGACGACGTGATCGACACCGTGGGAACTGCTCTCGAAGAGATTGTGCAGGAACAGGGGTCGACCTCGGACCGCGTCGCCCAGACTGCAGCCGTTCTGGTGCGCGCGCTCACCGCCGATCCACGGTCGTCCCTGCTGTACACCTCGGCGTCGGCCAATCCCGCACTCGAGGCCCGACGCCGACAGATGGTCGACACGTTCACGCCACTGCTGATGCGAGCAGTGCTCGACGCCGACCCCGCGAACCCACGGGCCGAGGCAGCGACCGTCCTGATGGTGGCAGGGACGACCGAGCTACTCGACCGGTGGCTTCGCGGCGATCTGGACTTCACCGAAGTGGAGTTCGTCGACACACTGACCGCGCTCGGCGTCGCCCTGGCGACCTCTTTCTGA
- a CDS encoding Dyp-type peroxidase, protein MAENENRSPRSLSRRRLLGGGVAALGVAGVGAATGYGVFGNHAAETTTGADTVPWRGIHQAGIDTVPPQAHSTFVGLNLQDRVGRDELIGILKVWTEDIGRLTAGAPALADTEAELALRPARLTVTVGLGPGVFDAIGLPDRRPTWLAPLPAFGIDRLEPGFTGGDLLLQVCSDDPVTVAHAVRVLTKNVRSLVTIAWMQRGFRRSRGTEESGTTMRNLMGQVDGTVNPAAGSTDFDGLVWDDGSEQPWMQHGTSMVLRRIRIEMDTWDELDRPGRELSVGRTLDTGAPLTGTDEFDEADFEVTDRFGIPVIPPSSHIARARHTHDGERIFRRAYNYDDPPAPGSVSNSGLLFASYQRDVLTQFLPIQRRLAEFDALNEWTTPIGSAVFAVLPGVVDDGYLGRSLLG, encoded by the coding sequence GTGGCTGAGAACGAGAACCGGTCCCCACGCTCGCTGAGCCGGCGACGCCTCCTCGGTGGAGGCGTCGCCGCGCTCGGCGTCGCGGGCGTGGGAGCAGCGACCGGTTACGGAGTCTTCGGCAACCATGCGGCCGAGACGACCACCGGAGCCGACACGGTGCCGTGGCGCGGCATTCATCAAGCCGGGATCGATACCGTTCCGCCGCAGGCACACTCGACGTTCGTCGGTCTGAATCTGCAGGATCGTGTCGGACGCGACGAGCTGATCGGGATTCTGAAGGTCTGGACCGAGGACATCGGACGGCTCACTGCCGGTGCACCCGCGCTGGCCGATACCGAGGCGGAATTGGCACTTCGGCCGGCGCGTCTGACGGTGACGGTCGGACTCGGCCCCGGTGTGTTCGATGCGATCGGTCTGCCGGATCGGCGCCCAACGTGGCTGGCGCCGCTTCCTGCCTTCGGAATCGACCGTCTGGAACCGGGATTCACCGGTGGAGATCTGTTGCTGCAGGTGTGCTCGGACGATCCTGTGACCGTTGCGCACGCAGTGCGGGTACTCACCAAGAACGTTCGATCGTTGGTGACGATCGCCTGGATGCAGCGCGGGTTCCGCCGTTCGCGGGGTACCGAGGAATCGGGCACCACGATGCGCAATCTGATGGGCCAGGTCGACGGCACGGTCAATCCGGCGGCCGGAAGTACGGACTTCGACGGTCTGGTCTGGGACGACGGCAGCGAGCAGCCCTGGATGCAGCACGGAACGTCGATGGTGTTGCGGCGCATTCGAATCGAGATGGATACCTGGGACGAATTGGACCGACCCGGCCGCGAGTTGTCGGTGGGGCGAACTCTCGACACCGGTGCGCCGTTGACCGGAACCGACGAGTTCGACGAGGCCGATTTCGAGGTGACCGATCGATTCGGCATTCCGGTCATCCCACCGTCCTCGCACATCGCTCGGGCGCGGCACACTCACGACGGCGAGCGAATCTTCCGGCGGGCGTACAACTACGACGACCCACCTGCTCCCGGCTCGGTGTCGAACTCCGGGCTGCTGTTCGCAAGCTATCAGCGCGATGTGCTCACCCAGTTCCTCCCGATTCAGCGGCGCCTCGCCGAATTCGATGCGCTCAACGAATGGACGACACCCATCGGGTCCGCGGTGTTCGCCGTGCTGCCGGGAGTGGTCGACGACGGCTATCTGGGCCGGAGCCTGCTCGGGTGA